One genomic region from Amycolatopsis sp. FBCC-B4732 encodes:
- a CDS encoding TetR/AcrR family transcriptional regulator — translation MTAVDVDTRRHRQRLLDGLAASITETGFRDTTVADVVRRARTSRRTFYEHFSSREECLIALLADANRAMIQQISDAVDPAAQWSLQVRQAIEAWIACAESEPAITLSWIRDVPALGAAARDLQRDAMEGFIAMTQRLTDTASLRAAGISPPSRQVAVILLGGLRELIATTVEDGGRAGDVTEVAVRASIALLGPDVSRIATAGPVSGS, via the coding sequence GTGACCGCTGTGGACGTCGACACCCGCCGGCACCGCCAGCGCCTGCTGGACGGCCTGGCCGCGTCGATCACCGAGACCGGCTTCCGCGACACGACGGTGGCCGACGTCGTCCGCCGCGCCCGCACCTCCCGCCGGACGTTCTACGAGCACTTCTCGAGCCGCGAAGAGTGCCTGATCGCGCTGCTGGCCGACGCGAACCGCGCGATGATCCAGCAGATCTCCGACGCGGTCGACCCCGCCGCGCAGTGGTCCCTGCAGGTGCGCCAGGCGATCGAGGCGTGGATCGCGTGCGCGGAGTCCGAGCCGGCGATCACGCTGAGCTGGATCCGCGACGTCCCGGCCCTCGGCGCCGCGGCCCGCGACCTGCAGCGCGACGCGATGGAGGGCTTCATCGCGATGACCCAGCGCCTCACGGACACGGCGTCGTTGCGCGCGGCGGGGATCAGCCCGCCGTCGCGCCAGGTGGCGGTGATCCTGCTGGGCGGCCTGCGCGAGCTGATCGCGACCACGGTCGAGGACGGCGGCCGCGCGGGCGACGTCACCGAGGTGGCGGTGCGGGCGTCGATCGCGCTGCTGGGGCCGGACGTGTCTCGAATTGCGACAGCCGGGCCGGTTTCCGGGTCCTAG
- a CDS encoding KGGVGR-motif variant AAA ATPase, producing the protein MPGSVFTFYSYKGGVGRSFTLANIAVLLARWGHRVLCLDWDLEAPGLVDYFRPQLPGKPRGGVVDLVADFQAGRFAPGAHVTRLRGARALDFIAAGSEGPGYIGQVQAIDWDVLYDEGFGEYLEKCREQWTADYDFVLIDSRTGISDIGSICTAHLPDHLVLLFTANRQSIRGAMELARRADVARNLLPFDRSRLTVLPVLSRFDNREEYGRSEEWRRIVLGETAELYRTWLDQGVAPETMSRHLTLPYVSYWSFGEQLPVLSEKTPSADQIGFALETVAAVIACRFDRTDLLAENRDAYVAAVRASRHEFTHELRVSIPRSSVGPAAELVAELEKLDVRVVKSLSGDRSLLSRAADDARHLCLVVDGKVSRWQSAEVELFLHRTLGQDRRVIPVLTSGTEAAGLPGYVGNLRYLRLGARGPAEVARDLVGQLRGFTPLLDAVDVAEVLHQARDAHLRPSRWDLVDELIEGLRAAIGAGDDARANDLAADLAVATRTRPPNGDVRDGAPLPTRHAIEWLLRLLETRAKTTTQHRKDLE; encoded by the coding sequence ATGCCGGGTTCGGTGTTCACCTTCTACTCCTACAAGGGCGGTGTCGGCCGCAGCTTCACGCTGGCCAACATCGCCGTCCTGCTCGCCCGCTGGGGCCACCGGGTGCTCTGCCTGGACTGGGACCTCGAAGCGCCCGGGCTCGTCGACTACTTCCGGCCGCAGCTGCCGGGAAAACCGCGCGGTGGCGTGGTGGACCTCGTGGCGGACTTCCAGGCCGGCCGGTTCGCGCCGGGCGCGCACGTCACGCGGCTGCGGGGCGCCCGCGCGCTCGACTTCATCGCCGCCGGGAGCGAAGGGCCCGGGTACATCGGCCAGGTCCAGGCGATCGACTGGGACGTCCTGTACGACGAGGGGTTCGGCGAATACCTCGAGAAGTGCCGGGAGCAGTGGACCGCGGACTACGACTTCGTCCTCATCGACAGCCGCACCGGGATCTCCGACATCGGCAGCATCTGCACCGCGCACCTGCCGGACCACCTCGTGCTGCTGTTCACCGCGAACCGGCAGAGCATCCGCGGCGCGATGGAACTCGCGCGGCGCGCGGACGTGGCGCGGAACCTGCTGCCGTTCGACCGGTCCCGGCTGACCGTCCTGCCGGTCCTGTCGCGCTTCGACAACCGGGAGGAGTACGGCCGGTCGGAGGAGTGGCGGCGGATCGTCCTCGGAGAGACGGCCGAGCTGTACCGGACGTGGCTCGACCAGGGCGTCGCGCCGGAGACGATGTCCCGGCACCTGACGCTGCCGTACGTGTCGTATTGGAGCTTCGGCGAGCAGCTGCCGGTGCTGTCGGAGAAGACGCCGAGCGCGGACCAGATCGGGTTCGCGCTGGAGACGGTCGCGGCGGTGATCGCGTGCCGCTTCGACCGCACCGACCTGCTGGCGGAGAACCGCGACGCGTACGTCGCGGCGGTGCGCGCGAGCCGCCACGAGTTCACCCACGAACTGCGCGTCAGCATCCCGCGCTCGTCGGTGGGACCGGCGGCCGAGCTGGTCGCGGAACTGGAGAAGCTGGACGTCCGGGTCGTGAAGTCCCTGTCGGGCGACCGCTCCCTGCTGTCCAGGGCCGCGGACGACGCGCGCCACCTGTGCCTGGTCGTCGACGGCAAGGTGAGCCGCTGGCAGTCGGCGGAGGTCGAGCTGTTCCTGCACCGGACGCTCGGCCAGGACCGCCGGGTCATCCCGGTCCTGACGTCCGGCACGGAGGCGGCCGGCTTACCCGGCTACGTCGGCAACCTGCGCTACCTCCGCCTCGGCGCGCGGGGCCCGGCGGAGGTGGCCCGCGACCTGGTCGGCCAGCTGCGCGGCTTCACCCCGCTGCTCGACGCGGTCGACGTCGCCGAAGTCCTGCACCAGGCCCGCGACGCGCATCTGCGCCCGTCCCGCTGGGACCTGGTCGACGAGCTGATCGAGGGCCTCCGCGCCGCGATCGGCGCCGGCGACGACGCCCGGGCCAACGACCTCGCCGCCGACCTGGCGGTGGCCACCCGCACCCGCCCCCCGAACGGCGACGTCCGCGACGGCGCCCCCCTGCCGACCCGCCACGCGATCGAGTGGCTCCTGCGCCTCCTCGAAACCCGCGCGAAAACCACGACGCAGCACCGGAAGGATCTCGAATGA
- a CDS encoding cytochrome P450 produces MTTMTRPATLPPGPAVPRAVQGAYALTQPLRGMRRLKKRYGDAFTVDVPIFGNAVVLANPAEIKQLFTAGPDLVDNLEVNLGRVLGPRSLFALSGDEHKRQRKLLVPPFHGRRLAAYERIVEEETVRELASWPEGKAFATLPSMMRITLNAILRAVFGAEGAEFAQLRELLPPFVTLGSRLAVLPIPKKGRFNPWRRFERMRREYDAIVDRLIAKARPDGDDVLAMMLQTRYDDGSGLTREDIADQLLTLLTAGHETTAITLAWAVERLRRHPALLAELEAGLEADDGKLLDATILEVQRSRPVIDLTARQVKQDGFRLGRWTLPKGYNVLVSIALVHDDDAVFPQAATFDPHRFEGARPDLYQWIPFGGGTRRCLGAAFATMEMTVVVRTLLRDFTLVPTTEPGERRHSRGVAYAPAKGGRAIVRRRSTGGDS; encoded by the coding sequence ATGACGACCATGACACGCCCCGCGACGCTGCCGCCGGGGCCGGCCGTGCCCCGCGCCGTCCAGGGCGCCTACGCGCTCACCCAACCGTTGCGGGGCATGCGGCGGCTCAAAAAGCGCTACGGCGACGCCTTCACCGTCGACGTGCCGATCTTCGGCAACGCCGTCGTGCTCGCCAATCCCGCCGAGATCAAGCAGCTCTTCACCGCCGGCCCCGACCTCGTCGACAACCTCGAAGTCAACCTCGGCCGCGTGCTCGGGCCGCGGTCGCTATTCGCCCTCTCCGGCGACGAACACAAACGGCAGCGCAAGCTCCTCGTGCCGCCCTTCCACGGCCGCCGCCTCGCCGCCTACGAGCGGATCGTCGAGGAAGAAACCGTCCGCGAGCTGGCGAGCTGGCCGGAGGGGAAAGCCTTCGCCACGCTGCCGTCGATGATGCGGATCACGCTCAACGCCATCCTCCGCGCGGTGTTCGGCGCCGAGGGGGCCGAGTTCGCGCAGCTGCGTGAGCTGCTTCCGCCGTTCGTCACGCTCGGGTCGCGCCTGGCCGTCCTGCCGATCCCGAAGAAGGGCCGCTTCAACCCGTGGCGCCGCTTCGAACGGATGCGCCGCGAGTACGACGCGATCGTCGACCGGCTGATCGCCAAGGCCCGCCCGGACGGCGACGACGTCCTCGCGATGATGCTGCAGACCCGCTACGACGACGGTTCCGGGCTCACCCGCGAGGACATCGCCGACCAGCTCCTCACCCTGCTCACCGCCGGGCACGAAACCACGGCGATCACGCTGGCCTGGGCCGTCGAACGCCTTCGCCGCCACCCCGCGCTGCTGGCCGAACTCGAAGCCGGACTCGAGGCGGACGACGGGAAGCTCCTCGACGCGACCATCCTCGAGGTCCAGCGCAGCCGTCCGGTCATCGACCTCACCGCCCGCCAGGTCAAGCAGGACGGCTTCCGGCTCGGCCGCTGGACGCTGCCGAAGGGCTACAACGTGCTGGTCAGCATCGCGCTGGTCCACGACGACGACGCCGTCTTCCCGCAGGCGGCCACCTTCGACCCGCACCGCTTCGAAGGCGCACGCCCGGATCTCTACCAGTGGATCCCGTTCGGCGGAGGCACCCGCCGCTGCCTCGGCGCCGCCTTCGCCACCATGGAGATGACCGTCGTGGTGCGGACGTTGCTGCGGGACTTCACGCTCGTGCCGACGACCGAGCCCGGCGAACGCCGGCACTCGCGGGGCGTGGCCTACGCCCCCGCCAAGGGCGGCCGCGCCATCGTGCGCCGCCGGAGCACCGGAGGAGATTCGTGA
- a CDS encoding TIR domain-containing protein, with product MYEYDVFISYQRTGRDISAWVKNHFHPRLSEVLDNNLYRDARIFCDDRVPTGTSWPVEWRTALQHTRVLVPVCSPKYFRDEWCLAEWYSMAKREELTAGPLIYPVIFCDSRNFPDWAHERRMRDLQQWNHPFEHFQLAPAYLEFNHKIAEIAKELEELIERAPDWRADWPVLTPAPEPSKPARMPRF from the coding sequence GTGTACGAGTACGACGTGTTCATCAGCTACCAACGCACCGGCCGGGACATTTCCGCGTGGGTGAAAAACCATTTCCACCCGCGGCTCTCGGAAGTGCTCGACAACAACCTCTACCGCGACGCGCGGATATTCTGCGACGACCGCGTGCCCACCGGGACCAGCTGGCCGGTCGAATGGCGCACGGCGTTGCAGCACACCCGCGTCCTGGTTCCGGTGTGCTCGCCGAAGTACTTCCGCGACGAATGGTGCCTGGCGGAGTGGTACTCCATGGCGAAGCGCGAGGAGCTGACCGCGGGGCCGCTGATCTACCCGGTGATCTTCTGCGACTCCCGGAACTTCCCGGACTGGGCCCACGAGCGGCGCATGCGCGACCTGCAGCAGTGGAACCACCCGTTCGAGCACTTCCAGCTGGCGCCGGCGTACCTCGAGTTCAACCACAAGATCGCGGAAATCGCCAAGGAACTGGAAGAACTCATCGAACGAGCGCCGGATTGGCGGGCGGACTGGCCGGTGCTGACCCCGGCTCCCGAGCCGTCGAAGCCGGCGCGGATGCCGAGGTTCTGA
- a CDS encoding alcohol dehydrogenase catalytic domain-containing protein, with amino-acid sequence MKALVYHGPGAKAWEDVPDAAVQEPTDVVVRIDTTTICGTDLHILQGDVAAVTGGRILGHEAVGTVTAIGDAVRAFAVGDRVLVPAITQCGRCEYCGRGMPSHCQTVGGIGWIFGHLIDGTQAELVRVPYADTSLYAVPPEVTDEQAIFLADSLPTGYEVGVLAGRVRPGDTVAVVGAGAVGLAAILTTGLWGAAKVIAVDSDKFRLEKALEFGATDAFEAGPDTRADVLGLTDGLGVDVAIEAVGYPETLRTAVSLVRPGGRIANIGVHGVPVELPMQEMWIQNLTLTMGLVDTVSIPTLLKMVASGRIPAERMGTHRFTFGEVEEAYEVFANAAANSALKVVITP; translated from the coding sequence ATGAAGGCGCTGGTCTACCACGGTCCGGGTGCGAAGGCCTGGGAAGACGTCCCGGACGCCGCCGTCCAGGAGCCGACCGACGTGGTCGTGCGCATCGACACCACCACGATCTGCGGCACCGACCTGCACATCCTGCAGGGCGACGTCGCCGCGGTCACCGGCGGCCGGATCCTCGGCCACGAAGCGGTCGGCACGGTGACGGCGATCGGGGACGCCGTGCGCGCGTTCGCCGTCGGGGACCGGGTGCTCGTGCCGGCCATCACCCAGTGCGGGCGCTGCGAGTACTGCGGGCGCGGGATGCCGTCGCACTGTCAGACGGTCGGCGGGATCGGCTGGATCTTCGGCCACCTCATCGACGGCACGCAGGCCGAGCTGGTGCGGGTGCCGTACGCGGACACGTCGCTCTACGCGGTGCCGCCGGAGGTCACCGACGAACAGGCGATCTTCCTCGCGGATTCGCTGCCGACGGGCTACGAGGTCGGCGTCCTGGCCGGCCGCGTCCGCCCGGGCGACACGGTGGCGGTGGTCGGCGCCGGCGCGGTCGGCCTGGCCGCGATCCTGACGACCGGGCTCTGGGGCGCTGCGAAGGTGATCGCCGTGGATTCCGACAAGTTCCGCCTGGAGAAGGCACTGGAGTTCGGCGCGACGGACGCGTTCGAAGCCGGCCCGGACACCCGCGCCGATGTGCTGGGCCTGACCGACGGCCTCGGCGTGGACGTGGCGATCGAAGCGGTCGGCTACCCGGAAACCCTGCGCACGGCGGTCTCCCTGGTCCGCCCGGGCGGGCGCATCGCGAACATCGGCGTCCACGGGGTGCCGGTCGAGCTGCCGATGCAGGAGATGTGGATCCAGAACCTGACCCTGACGATGGGCCTGGTCGACACGGTCTCGATCCCGACGCTGCTGAAGATGGTGGCGTCGGGCCGCATCCCGGCCGAGCGCATGGGCACCCACCGGTTCACGTTCGGGGAGGTGGAGGAGGCGTACGAGGTCTTCGCCAACGCGGCCGCGAACTCGGCGTTGAAGGTGGTCATCACCCCGTGA
- a CDS encoding SEFIR domain-containing protein: MTDREAPRVFVTYAHDTPEHKELVHRFASFLRVGIGLDVHLDAWYDNRRRDWSLWATENLEKADFILVVASPDYKRRADGTAMPHEGRGSQFETAIIRDNLTRDLRRETERVLPVVLPGRSIDEIPAFLNAYSTTRYSIDEFTEAGVADLIAAITGQGQYPMPRRGTWLGGTREPREVPAGELPWLCASNGVRRGPASIGGTHYEESIVLRPTSPTATGTGFVELELGGNYQRFSTVAGVPDDARDEFQVGRVRVVLDGTPRAQHDVTAGKPAAIDLDVTGARLLRVEMSRPGAATSPFGSAAVVVTRPGRPPELALGDPTMT; the protein is encoded by the coding sequence ATGACCGACCGTGAAGCGCCCCGGGTGTTCGTCACCTACGCGCACGACACCCCAGAGCACAAGGAACTCGTGCACCGCTTCGCGTCGTTTTTGCGCGTCGGGATCGGCCTGGACGTGCACCTCGACGCCTGGTACGACAACAGGCGCCGGGACTGGTCGTTGTGGGCCACCGAAAACCTGGAGAAGGCGGACTTCATCCTCGTCGTCGCCTCCCCCGACTACAAGCGCCGCGCCGACGGCACCGCGATGCCGCACGAGGGCCGGGGGTCCCAGTTCGAAACGGCGATCATCCGCGACAACCTCACCCGGGATCTGCGCCGGGAGACCGAACGCGTGCTGCCCGTCGTCCTCCCCGGCCGTTCGATCGACGAGATCCCGGCCTTCCTCAACGCGTACTCGACGACGAGGTACTCGATCGACGAGTTCACCGAAGCCGGCGTCGCCGACCTGATCGCCGCGATCACCGGGCAGGGCCAGTACCCGATGCCCCGCCGCGGGACTTGGCTCGGCGGGACCCGGGAGCCCCGCGAAGTGCCCGCGGGCGAGCTGCCGTGGCTGTGCGCCAGCAACGGCGTCCGCCGCGGTCCGGCGTCGATCGGCGGCACGCACTATGAGGAGAGCATCGTGCTGCGGCCGACGTCGCCGACGGCCACCGGAACCGGGTTCGTCGAACTGGAGCTGGGCGGGAACTACCAGCGGTTCAGCACCGTCGCGGGCGTCCCCGACGACGCCAGGGACGAGTTCCAGGTCGGCCGGGTCCGGGTGGTGCTCGACGGGACCCCGCGCGCCCAGCACGACGTCACCGCCGGGAAGCCGGCCGCCATCGACCTCGACGTCACCGGCGCGCGCCTGTTGCGCGTGGAGATGTCCCGCCCGGGCGCCGCGACGTCGCCGTTCGGGTCGGCCGCCGTCGTGGTCACCCGGCCGGGGCGGCCGCCCGAGCTCGCGCTGGGCGACCCCACCATGACCTAG